One segment of Natronosalvus halobius DNA contains the following:
- a CDS encoding ArsR/SmtB family transcription factor, whose product MDSAALLDLLGNENRRRILRLLSRKPCYVTEISEYLSVSPKAVIDHLRKLEEAGLVESRVDDQRRKYFHIARNVRLEVNVSPYGFASKSAYPENNTFDITTCRHLSLDVSGTSSDGLDDLLSTLEDLEVLENELSLAQRWVQGRLSETLDRLSEEVGVGQDSRIHADVLSSVRQEPKGIDELGHEVGAPREVIAELLEQLADEGVVQRTERGWELKTEP is encoded by the coding sequence ATGGACTCTGCTGCGTTGCTGGATCTGCTCGGGAACGAGAACCGGCGACGGATTCTGCGACTCCTCTCGCGAAAACCCTGCTACGTGACCGAGATTTCTGAGTATCTCAGCGTCAGTCCGAAGGCCGTCATCGACCACCTCAGAAAACTCGAGGAGGCCGGCCTCGTCGAGAGCCGCGTCGACGACCAGCGACGAAAGTACTTCCACATCGCCCGCAACGTCCGCCTCGAGGTGAACGTCTCGCCGTACGGCTTCGCCAGCAAGAGCGCCTACCCCGAGAACAACACCTTCGACATCACGACCTGCCGGCACCTCTCTCTCGACGTCTCCGGGACGTCGTCGGACGGACTCGACGACCTCCTCTCGACGCTCGAGGACCTCGAGGTCCTGGAGAACGAACTCTCGCTCGCCCAGCGATGGGTACAGGGCCGACTCAGCGAGACGCTCGACCGCCTCTCGGAGGAGGTAGGCGTCGGCCAGGACAGTCGCATCCACGCCGACGTGCTCTCGAGCGTTCGCCAGGAGCCCAAAGGGATCGACGAACTCGGCCACGAGGTCGGCGCGCCACGGGAGGTTATCGCCGAGTTACTCGAGCAGTTGGCCGACGAGGGCGTCGTCCAGCGAACCGAACGTGGATGGGAGCTCAAGACGGAGCCGTGA
- a CDS encoding DUF5817 domain-containing protein yields the protein MYAVVGCSECSHLWLLEGRSETTQCPRCGSRKPYERRKKFVETDDPDHAREVRASMLANRQGQGEAFARVDSFADLENQVADGVVSDEDYLEESGLDAEEVAAAGERDPRQPSRSGSKKEVVEQALASLEEPTEDEVIAYAGDRGVDSGYVRKALEKLVRAGEVSESRGRYRSL from the coding sequence ATGTACGCTGTCGTCGGGTGCAGCGAGTGTTCCCACCTCTGGTTGCTCGAGGGGCGATCCGAGACCACACAGTGTCCCCGCTGTGGCTCTCGCAAGCCCTACGAGCGCCGGAAGAAGTTCGTCGAAACCGACGACCCCGACCACGCTCGCGAGGTGCGCGCCTCGATGCTCGCCAACCGGCAGGGCCAGGGCGAGGCCTTCGCTCGCGTCGACTCCTTCGCCGACCTCGAGAACCAGGTCGCAGACGGCGTCGTCAGCGACGAAGACTACCTCGAGGAGTCGGGCCTCGATGCCGAGGAGGTCGCCGCCGCGGGCGAACGCGACCCACGACAGCCGTCCAGGAGCGGGAGCAAGAAGGAAGTCGTCGAGCAAGCGCTGGCGAGCCTCGAGGAGCCGACCGAAGACGAGGTGATCGCCTACGCGGGTGACCGAGGGGTCGATTCGGGGTACGTTCGAAAGGCTCTCGAGAAACTCGTTCGGGCCGGCGAGGTCAGCGAGAGCCGCGGGCGATATCGATCGCTATGA
- a CDS encoding cupin domain-containing protein has translation MDHVSLSDIETTEAADGVRLAIMAGTDSMNVQHFEIEPGAAVEEHSHPHEQTGFIYEGELTFLTDGEEVVCAPGDAYGIPGDQAHAAENRGEETVRGVDIFDPPRENPSWQE, from the coding sequence ATGGATCACGTATCGCTGTCCGACATCGAGACGACGGAAGCCGCCGATGGCGTCCGCCTCGCGATCATGGCCGGTACCGACTCGATGAACGTCCAGCACTTCGAAATCGAGCCTGGCGCGGCCGTCGAGGAGCACAGCCACCCTCACGAGCAGACGGGGTTCATCTACGAGGGCGAATTGACGTTCCTGACCGACGGCGAGGAGGTCGTCTGCGCGCCGGGCGACGCCTACGGCATCCCCGGAGACCAGGCCCACGCCGCCGAGAACCGCGGCGAAGAGACGGTTCGCGGCGTAGACATCTTCGACCCGCCGCGAGAGAACCCGTCCTGGCAGGAGTAG
- a CDS encoding DUF7509 family protein, with amino-acid sequence MRDRLRDALDPVPRERFLVYLMGPYKSIDSGSEADGDGDGDDELFDLLVTLRDRLRTESGVNAFLAVDPEIPLEEVDAATQSIAFARASNAVVFVLPFSGENLGVGIEVGSVLEDVYQSDDPERAERTLVVHEADVRSAMLGGVTRRWDATVYDYQDVDELVFRTKEFVGNVIAREATGSLSSLE; translated from the coding sequence ATGCGCGATCGCCTCCGCGACGCTCTCGATCCGGTTCCCCGCGAACGCTTTCTCGTCTATCTAATGGGACCGTACAAGTCGATCGATTCCGGTTCCGAAGCCGACGGCGACGGTGACGGCGACGACGAACTCTTCGACCTGCTCGTCACGCTTCGCGATCGGCTCCGGACCGAGTCCGGCGTGAACGCGTTTCTGGCTGTCGACCCGGAAATCCCGCTCGAGGAGGTCGACGCGGCGACCCAGAGCATCGCGTTCGCCCGGGCGAGCAACGCCGTCGTCTTCGTCCTCCCGTTCTCCGGGGAGAATCTCGGAGTCGGCATCGAGGTTGGGTCGGTGCTCGAGGACGTCTACCAGTCGGACGACCCGGAACGAGCGGAGCGAACGCTGGTTGTTCACGAGGCGGACGTCCGGAGCGCCATGCTCGGCGGGGTCACCCGTCGCTGGGACGCGACGGTCTACGACTACCAGGACGTAGACGAACTCGTCTTCCGGACGAAGGAGTTCGTCGGAAACGTCATCGCTCGGGAAGCGACCGGGTCGCTGTCGAGTCTCGAGTGA
- a CDS encoding ArsR/SmtB family transcription factor, which translates to MAGAPRGDVGHSDDEGLLPEHSVLPLEAYLDMQRAIGNEHRFRILNTLVEDGAMSATELREALDLRGNTLHYHLDELVDVGLVENRKRKTPDSRGLHSYYRASGMGEAILEHGIRELLRLEWESLETYGTADS; encoded by the coding sequence ATGGCAGGCGCACCCCGCGGCGACGTCGGACATTCGGACGACGAGGGGCTCCTTCCCGAACACAGCGTCCTCCCGCTCGAGGCGTACCTCGACATGCAGCGAGCGATCGGGAACGAGCACCGATTTCGCATCCTCAACACCCTCGTCGAGGACGGTGCCATGAGCGCGACCGAGCTCCGGGAGGCCCTCGACCTTCGCGGGAACACCTTGCACTACCACCTCGACGAGCTGGTCGACGTGGGGCTGGTCGAGAACCGGAAGCGGAAGACGCCCGACAGCCGTGGCCTCCACTCCTATTACCGAGCGAGCGGGATGGGCGAGGCGATTCTCGAACACGGCATCCGCGAACTGCTTCGCCTGGAGTGGGAATCGCTCGAGACCTACGGCACCGCCGATTCCTGA
- the icd gene encoding isocitrate dehydrogenase (NADP(+)): MSYEQVEVPEDGEKITLADEETGELDVPENPIIPIIHGDGIGTDVGPAAQKVLDAAAEATGRSISWMRVYAGESARERYDENLPDDTVSAIREHRVAIKGPLTTPVGAGFRSLNVALRQTLDMYANVRPTYHIDGVPSPVKEPEKMDMITFRENTEDVYAGVEWEAGTDEVEQVRTFLEEDMEIADVIHDGPVGIGVKPISEFGSKRLIREAIDYAIANGRDSVTLVHKGNIMKFTEGAFRDWGYELVEEEYGDDVITEDELWDEHDGEQPEGTVVVKDRIADNMLQQLLTRTDDYSVIATMNLNGDYMSDAAGAQIGGLGIAPGANFGHGRCLAEPVHGSAPKYAGEDKVNPTAMILSGREMLDYLGWKDAADLVRDAVEETISSGTVTYDLHRQIDGGEKVATSEFADAVVENIEKLS, translated from the coding sequence ATGAGCTACGAGCAAGTCGAGGTCCCCGAAGACGGGGAGAAAATTACGCTCGCCGACGAGGAAACCGGCGAACTCGACGTACCGGAAAACCCGATTATCCCGATTATTCACGGCGACGGCATCGGCACCGACGTTGGCCCCGCCGCCCAGAAGGTACTCGACGCCGCCGCGGAAGCGACCGGTCGATCGATCTCCTGGATGCGCGTCTACGCCGGCGAGAGCGCCCGCGAGCGCTACGACGAGAACCTTCCCGACGACACCGTCAGCGCGATCCGCGAACACCGCGTCGCGATCAAAGGACCGCTGACGACGCCCGTCGGGGCCGGTTTCCGCTCGCTCAACGTCGCCCTGCGCCAGACGCTCGACATGTACGCGAACGTCCGCCCGACCTACCACATCGACGGCGTCCCCTCGCCGGTCAAGGAACCCGAGAAGATGGATATGATCACCTTCCGGGAGAACACCGAGGACGTCTACGCCGGCGTCGAGTGGGAAGCCGGCACCGACGAAGTCGAGCAGGTCCGCACGTTCCTCGAGGAGGACATGGAGATCGCGGACGTCATTCACGACGGCCCGGTCGGCATCGGCGTCAAACCCATCTCGGAGTTCGGCTCCAAACGCCTGATTCGCGAGGCCATCGACTACGCCATCGCCAACGGGCGCGACTCGGTCACCCTGGTCCACAAGGGCAACATCATGAAGTTCACCGAGGGCGCCTTCCGCGACTGGGGCTACGAACTCGTCGAGGAGGAGTACGGCGACGACGTCATCACCGAGGACGAACTCTGGGACGAGCACGACGGCGAACAGCCCGAGGGCACCGTAGTCGTCAAGGACCGCATCGCCGACAATATGCTCCAGCAACTGCTGACCCGAACGGACGACTACTCGGTCATCGCCACGATGAACCTCAACGGTGACTACATGTCCGACGCCGCGGGCGCCCAGATCGGCGGCCTCGGCATCGCCCCCGGCGCCAACTTCGGCCACGGTCGCTGTCTCGCCGAACCCGTCCACGGCTCCGCGCCGAAGTACGCCGGCGAGGACAAGGTCAACCCGACCGCGATGATCCTCTCGGGACGGGAGATGCTCGACTACCTCGGCTGGAAAGACGCCGCCGACCTCGTGCGTGACGCCGTCGAGGAGACCATCTCCTCCGGAACGGTGACCTACGACCTCCACCGCCAGATCGACGGCGGCGAGAAGGTCGCCACGAGCGAGTTCGCCGACGCCGTCGTCGAGAACATCGAAAAGCTCTCGTAG
- a CDS encoding isoaspartyl peptidase/L-asparaginase, with amino-acid sequence MQVIVHGGAGTAPEESEPRQTVLETAANAGAESETPVDAVEHAIHVLESSPRFNAGVGGAIQSDGVVRTDAGVMTDDRRVGAACSMPGVEHAVSVARLVMDETPHGFVSGEHAVALAEAYGIETDVDLRSERTREKWADLEAPDGGPKAQLEWIRDQYGQSDPDGRDDLKDHDTVGAVAFDGEHVAAATSTGGRWLALAGRVGDVPQVGSGFYACPAAGVSATGAGEDIARVTLSRRVARHVERGLDAQAATDLAIEEFGELTGSSAGVIAIDSRGGIGSAYNSDAMQTAHASSRSLQE; translated from the coding sequence CTGCAGGTCATCGTCCACGGCGGCGCCGGAACCGCTCCCGAAGAGTCCGAACCCAGGCAGACCGTCCTCGAGACGGCCGCGAACGCGGGCGCCGAGAGCGAGACGCCGGTCGACGCCGTCGAGCACGCGATTCACGTCCTGGAGTCCTCGCCCCGGTTCAACGCGGGCGTCGGCGGTGCCATCCAGAGCGACGGTGTCGTCCGAACCGACGCGGGGGTCATGACCGACGACCGACGCGTGGGCGCGGCCTGTTCGATGCCTGGCGTCGAGCACGCCGTTAGCGTCGCTCGGCTGGTCATGGACGAGACGCCTCACGGGTTCGTCTCGGGCGAGCACGCGGTCGCGCTCGCGGAGGCCTACGGGATCGAGACGGACGTGGACCTCCGCTCGGAACGCACTCGGGAGAAGTGGGCCGACCTCGAGGCGCCCGACGGCGGTCCGAAAGCTCAGCTCGAGTGGATTCGAGACCAGTACGGGCAATCAGACCCCGACGGCCGGGACGACCTCAAGGATCACGACACCGTCGGTGCGGTCGCCTTCGACGGCGAACACGTCGCGGCGGCCACCTCCACGGGTGGGCGCTGGCTCGCCCTCGCCGGCCGCGTCGGCGACGTCCCGCAGGTGGGTTCGGGCTTTTACGCCTGCCCCGCCGCCGGCGTGAGCGCAACGGGTGCCGGCGAGGACATCGCCCGGGTCACCCTCTCGCGGCGGGTCGCCCGGCACGTCGAACGCGGCCTCGACGCGCAGGCGGCCACGGACCTTGCCATCGAGGAGTTCGGCGAACTGACGGGCTCGAGCGCCGGCGTGATCGCCATCGACTCCCGCGGAGGGATCGGATCGGCGTACAACAGCGACGCGATGCAGACGGCTCACGCCTCGAGTCGCTCGCTCCAGGAGTAG
- a CDS encoding tryptophan--tRNA ligase: protein MTPTPSTPTDESTSDNQTPDNKTPTDRDDDRVDTDATSESGADDAIVTPYAVRGEVDYDRLLEQFGADRLTDAQRERFPDHPTIRRETFYAGRDVDAFLEAAQAGEPHAIVTGRGPSGPMHLGHVLPFYLARTIQRETGATVYLPVSDDEKFLAKNQSFASIGEATRENLRDLLAVGFDPERTRIVIDTADADVIFPVAVHLAKHLTPATVKAVYGEQDSVGLQFYPAVQATHLLLPQLVSGRQPTLVPVAVDQDPHVRVCRDVAAREALPVEKPGALLGRFLPGLEGPGKMSSSDAAPSIELTDSPESVAETIREHAYSGGQSSLAAHREHGGDPTVDVAFQYLRYGFEPDDDRLTTVAADYRDGRLLSGELKELAADRISAFLADHQRRRAALGDLEDELEPYRLTTAERRAALEVAGVPRLD from the coding sequence ATGACACCGACACCATCGACACCCACCGACGAATCGACATCGGACAATCAGACACCGGACAATAAGACGCCGACCGACCGCGACGACGACCGCGTCGACACCGATGCGACAAGCGAATCCGGAGCCGACGACGCCATCGTCACCCCCTACGCCGTCCGCGGCGAGGTCGACTACGACCGCCTGCTCGAGCAATTCGGCGCCGACCGCCTCACCGACGCGCAGCGGGAGCGCTTTCCCGATCACCCGACGATCCGGCGAGAGACGTTCTACGCCGGTCGCGACGTCGACGCCTTCCTCGAGGCCGCCCAGGCGGGCGAGCCACACGCCATCGTCACCGGTCGCGGTCCGTCCGGTCCGATGCATCTGGGTCACGTCCTCCCCTTTTACCTCGCGCGGACGATTCAGCGCGAGACCGGCGCCACGGTGTACCTGCCGGTCTCTGACGACGAGAAGTTCCTCGCGAAGAACCAGTCCTTCGCGTCCATCGGCGAGGCCACGCGCGAGAACCTGCGCGACCTGCTGGCGGTGGGCTTCGACCCCGAGCGGACTCGAATCGTGATCGACACGGCCGACGCCGACGTGATCTTCCCGGTTGCCGTCCACCTGGCGAAGCACCTCACCCCGGCGACCGTCAAGGCCGTCTACGGCGAGCAAGACTCCGTTGGCCTGCAGTTCTACCCGGCCGTCCAGGCGACCCACCTCCTGCTCCCGCAACTCGTCTCGGGCCGCCAACCGACGCTCGTTCCCGTCGCCGTCGACCAGGATCCCCACGTTCGCGTCTGCCGGGACGTCGCCGCCAGAGAGGCGCTGCCGGTCGAGAAACCGGGCGCCCTGCTCGGTCGATTCCTCCCCGGTCTCGAGGGGCCCGGAAAGATGAGTTCCTCGGACGCGGCACCGTCGATCGAGCTGACCGATAGTCCAGAGAGCGTCGCCGAGACGATCCGCGAACACGCCTACAGCGGCGGCCAATCGAGTCTCGCGGCCCATCGCGAACACGGCGGCGATCCCACGGTCGACGTGGCCTTCCAGTACCTGCGCTACGGGTTCGAACCGGACGACGACCGCCTCACGACGGTCGCGGCGGACTACCGCGACGGGCGCCTCCTCAGCGGCGAACTCAAGGAACTCGCCGCCGACCGAATTTCGGCGTTCCTGGCCGACCACCAGCGCCGCCGGGCGGCCCTCGGCGACCTCGAGGACGAACTCGAGCCGTATCGATTGACGACTGCGGAGCGGCGGGCAGCGCTCGAGGTAGCGGGCGTGCCGCGGCTGGACTAA
- a CDS encoding PAS domain-containing sensor histidine kinase, whose product MERTRSHIDVTLVSPNGSLEALAKTLRRDCSTIDVTVVDRPEDLAGTDVDLDADTNTNADREPADCIVVCHANDVDGVAQLEAVLDCVGGSTPVVVYSLVHELEPVTASITAGAADVICPGADSPSLLERRLRAAAGDGPPPQSPARRLESLLEYLPHQVFLKDDHHRIVDASRVAADEYGLTREQMIGLTDFELLQPEVAEELFAEERRIMETGEPIINKIEHYVDRQGRDRWVSTSKAARYDGGVAIGVLGSTRDVTEQQRQEQLLDVLHEASRDLVSASNRADVAHVAVAIAEDIPDLPRICIALLEDGHLEPACDDRAVFDRFGDAFDRSLLEDRAQYLDASGIETTLADGAVVAVLPLGSHGVLAFETTSGTLEPFSVDLAQILAANVEVALDRAEREARLQSQNERLEQFASIVSHDLRNPMSTARGYLEAYRDSGDPAHADEIEHALDRMERLTDEMLELARHGRIVASVEPVELAVVVDRAWRNVPTEDAVLEHDLEGVTYGDSERVQEALENLFRNSVEHGLERTAGGGRIRVERLPRGFAVEDDGPGIPDSRKDEAFDLGYTGSVDGTGYGLYIVEQIVTGHDWSIRVTDGEDGGARFEITGLEFDS is encoded by the coding sequence ATGGAACGAACGCGATCCCACATCGACGTCACCCTCGTGAGTCCGAACGGCTCGCTCGAGGCGCTCGCGAAAACGCTGCGACGAGACTGTTCCACCATCGACGTGACCGTCGTCGACCGGCCCGAGGACCTCGCGGGCACGGACGTGGACCTGGATGCGGACACGAACACGAACGCGGACAGGGAGCCAGCCGACTGCATCGTCGTCTGTCACGCCAACGACGTCGACGGCGTCGCCCAACTCGAGGCGGTACTCGACTGCGTTGGTGGGTCAACCCCAGTTGTCGTCTACTCGCTCGTCCACGAACTCGAGCCCGTCACCGCGTCGATCACCGCCGGTGCCGCCGACGTCATCTGTCCCGGCGCCGATAGCCCATCCCTGCTCGAGCGACGACTTCGCGCTGCGGCAGGCGACGGACCGCCGCCGCAATCGCCCGCCCGCCGACTCGAGTCCTTGCTCGAGTACCTCCCCCACCAGGTCTTTCTCAAGGACGACCACCACCGAATCGTCGACGCGAGTCGCGTCGCTGCCGACGAGTACGGACTCACGCGCGAACAGATGATTGGTCTGACCGACTTCGAACTCCTCCAGCCCGAGGTTGCCGAGGAGCTCTTCGCCGAGGAGCGCCGGATCATGGAAACCGGCGAGCCGATCATCAACAAGATCGAACACTACGTCGATCGACAGGGGCGCGACCGCTGGGTGAGCACGAGCAAGGCCGCCAGGTACGACGGCGGCGTGGCCATCGGCGTCCTGGGGAGCACTCGGGACGTCACCGAACAACAGCGACAGGAACAGTTGCTCGACGTCCTTCACGAGGCGAGTCGCGACCTCGTCTCGGCCTCGAACCGCGCCGACGTCGCCCACGTCGCCGTCGCCATCGCCGAGGACATCCCCGATTTGCCGCGAATCTGTATCGCGCTCCTCGAGGACGGTCACCTCGAGCCGGCCTGTGACGACCGGGCGGTCTTCGACCGCTTCGGCGACGCGTTCGATCGATCCCTGCTCGAGGACAGGGCGCAGTACCTCGACGCCAGCGGGATCGAAACCACCCTCGCGGACGGCGCCGTCGTCGCGGTACTCCCGCTCGGTTCTCACGGCGTGCTGGCCTTCGAGACGACCAGCGGGACGCTCGAGCCGTTCAGCGTCGACCTCGCTCAGATTCTCGCAGCAAACGTCGAGGTCGCGCTCGATCGAGCCGAACGCGAGGCCCGACTGCAGTCCCAGAACGAACGACTCGAGCAGTTCGCCAGCATCGTCAGCCACGACCTCCGGAACCCGATGAGCACCGCGCGAGGCTACCTCGAGGCCTATCGCGACAGCGGCGACCCCGCTCACGCCGACGAGATCGAACACGCTCTCGACCGAATGGAACGGCTCACGGACGAGATGCTCGAACTCGCTCGTCACGGACGGATCGTCGCCTCGGTCGAACCGGTCGAACTCGCCGTCGTCGTGGATCGAGCCTGGCGAAACGTGCCGACCGAGGACGCCGTCCTCGAGCACGATCTCGAGGGCGTGACGTACGGTGATTCGGAGCGCGTCCAGGAAGCCCTCGAGAATCTGTTTCGAAATTCCGTGGAACACGGTCTCGAGCGAACGGCAGGAGGAGGTCGAATCAGGGTCGAGCGACTCCCCCGGGGCTTCGCCGTCGAGGACGACGGGCCAGGGATTCCCGACAGCCGAAAGGACGAGGCGTTCGACCTCGGATACACCGGATCGGTCGACGGCACCGGATACGGTCTCTACATCGTCGAACAGATCGTCACCGGCCACGACTGGTCGATCCGGGTTACCGACGGCGAGGACGGCGGCGCCCGGTTCGAAATCACGGGACTCGAGTTCGACTCGTAG
- a CDS encoding DUF5807 family protein → MTEAREAFLAGERPEDVVLFLADSYVSDDRLAEYGDPVDGGVLIVIDGERGRNAFKAATGTGAMEFARLAMEHEGIIDDDLAGGTCPDEPEGEEGDHEAQFVFAFAEEQNEEVGGIYAEGDVVHAYAQCTCGTAYSDRWAVQD, encoded by the coding sequence ATGACCGAGGCACGTGAGGCGTTTCTCGCCGGCGAACGACCGGAGGACGTGGTGCTCTTTCTCGCCGACTCCTACGTCTCCGACGACCGACTCGCCGAGTACGGCGACCCCGTCGACGGCGGCGTCCTGATCGTCATCGACGGCGAACGCGGCCGAAACGCGTTCAAAGCGGCGACCGGCACCGGGGCGATGGAGTTCGCCAGGCTGGCGATGGAACACGAAGGTATCATCGACGACGACTTAGCCGGTGGCACCTGCCCGGACGAACCCGAGGGCGAGGAGGGCGACCACGAGGCCCAGTTCGTCTTCGCGTTCGCCGAGGAACAGAACGAGGAGGTCGGCGGCATCTACGCCGAGGGCGACGTCGTCCACGCTTACGCCCAGTGTACGTGCGGGACAGCCTACTCCGACCGCTGGGCCGTCCAGGACTGA
- a CDS encoding phosphoribosylaminoimidazolesuccinocarboxamide synthase, which produces MTSVKEFRIDEEATADELGSGAFVFTDDYSVFDWGKMPNQIPDKGASLCTMGAYNFELLQDAGVPTHYQGVVEDGSVVPLEEATRPPFEMAIDLTQVPDLPHEGRTYDYDAYHAEAGENYLIPLEIVFRNEVPIGSSLRRRTDPEDHSLEFDAWPEGAVDLETPIVEFSTKYEEGDRYLSREEADAIAGKADIEALEALAREVNHTITEQADRAGLIHQDGKIECLYYRSEIRVADVVGTFDENRFSYEGVQLSKEVIRQHHKRTQPDWVDAVTDAKERARAEDVADWKSLCDREPQPLDEDVIDIARAIYCAGTNAYVGREIFEAPSLSAAIGAVQRL; this is translated from the coding sequence GTGACGAGCGTCAAGGAGTTCCGCATCGACGAGGAAGCGACCGCCGACGAACTGGGGTCGGGCGCGTTCGTATTCACCGACGACTACTCCGTCTTCGACTGGGGGAAGATGCCCAATCAGATCCCCGACAAGGGTGCGAGCCTCTGTACGATGGGCGCGTACAACTTCGAACTGCTCCAGGACGCCGGCGTCCCGACTCACTACCAGGGCGTCGTCGAGGACGGCTCGGTGGTCCCCCTCGAGGAGGCCACTCGCCCGCCGTTCGAGATGGCGATCGACCTCACCCAGGTGCCCGATCTGCCTCACGAGGGGCGCACCTACGACTACGACGCCTACCACGCCGAGGCCGGCGAGAACTACCTGATCCCCCTCGAGATCGTCTTCCGAAACGAGGTCCCGATCGGTTCGAGCCTTCGCCGACGAACCGATCCCGAAGACCACAGCCTCGAGTTCGACGCCTGGCCCGAGGGCGCGGTCGACCTCGAGACGCCGATCGTCGAGTTCTCCACCAAGTACGAGGAGGGCGATCGCTACCTCTCCCGGGAGGAGGCCGACGCCATCGCCGGGAAAGCCGACATCGAGGCGCTCGAGGCGCTCGCCCGCGAAGTCAACCACACCATCACCGAACAGGCCGATAGGGCCGGACTGATCCACCAGGACGGCAAGATCGAGTGTCTCTACTACCGGAGCGAGATTCGCGTCGCCGACGTCGTCGGTACGTTCGACGAGAACCGCTTCAGCTACGAGGGGGTGCAACTCTCGAAGGAGGTCATTCGCCAGCACCACAAGCGGACTCAGCCGGACTGGGTCGACGCCGTCACCGACGCGAAAGAACGCGCCAGGGCCGAGGACGTCGCCGACTGGAAGTCCCTCTGCGATCGGGAGCCCCAGCCACTCGACGAGGACGTGATCGACATCGCTCGAGCGATCTACTGCGCTGGGACGAACGCCTACGTCGGCCGCGAAATCTTCGAAGCGCCGTCGCTGTCGGCGGCGATCGGGGCCGTCCAGCGGCTGTAG